AATAGTGATGAATCTAGACAATACCACATTGAGTGCAATCAAAAAACCTGAAATAGTGATAAGTCTTGTACTTAATTTTTTCAAAAAAATACCTCCTTTCATATAAGATATGACAGTCCGCCACATCAGAAAGAAGATATTACTGATAGTGTCAGCGAACGCGATAATATACCGCAAGCATTTGCTTTTCGTTCAAAGGCTACGTCCCATCCCTTGACACTTAACGCATATTATCTACTCTGTCATTTTAAATTTTTAAAAAACATATTTGTACTTGCAGAAATAGTATATCAAATTTCATTTGCTAATTCAATTAATTTTAATGTTCTACTAAGTTATTTAAAGATATTTCTTGTTTATTTTCTGGCTGGTCTAGAAAGTGGATTTTTGCTGTATTGTTATTTTCGTTAACAGATTCAATATAAATTGGCATATCATTGTAAGTTACATCAACCATAACTGGACAAGAAACAATATCTTTTGCACGTTGATTATCCATTCTAAATACCTCCTTAGTAATATAAACAATTCTATTGTACGTATTTAAATCAAGATTTATTCTTTTTTCAAAAAGAATAGATTATAAGAAAAATTAATAGAACTTAGATATGCTGAATAGTATAAAAAATGCGGGTGTTTTTGGTATAATTAGAAGTAGGATAATAACTAATTATTTTTACTAAATTAAAATGGAGGTGATGAAAATTTCAAGAGTCAAAAATATCTGGATTATATTATTTAGCATGGTATTAATAGCTCTGATAATGTTGATAACTTTACCCAGCAAAGAAAGTAAGGGAAAAGTTTCTCTTGAACTTATTTTTAACACTAATTTTGGCGAAGTAAATAAAGTATCAATTAAAGATGAAAAGATAATCAATGATATTGTATCTATGTTGGAAAATAGTGAGTTTTTGGGAAATGGAGCAAATACAAATGATATGAGTGGAATGGCTCGTAAAGATAATAAACTGATTTTGACTAAAGCAAATGGCAATAAAGAAGAGATTACATTTTCATATGACAGCCTTTATGAGTTTGGATACATAGAAGTAGAAGGAAAAATCTTAGTACCTAATTATGATTTTTTTAGATATGTAGAAGATTTGGAAGAATACACAAAGTATGATACAAATGTGGAAAGTCAAGTGGTAGACTTATTTAACAAATATAACTGGACTGTTGACTACAGGATAAATACTCTAAAAGAGAAATTGCCAGACAATCTTAAACATAAGGCTGGGGAATATCCAATTAAGATATATTGGGCCTATAACAATGAACTTTCTAAAGAAATTGGATCTGATTTTACTGACTATCTCGGAAAGAATATAGTGGTGGAAATTTATAGATTGAGAGAACCTTTGCCAGATTTTATGGAACCAAGGAGAGATGCAAGAGGTATTATTTTGAAATATAATAATGAAATTATTGGTGCATATATAGATGCTGGGAGACATGAGTCCTTTGCTTGTTCTCTCAATAGGAAAAAATTAGAAAACATTACAAGCAAGGATTGGGATCAATGGATTGAAGATTATATTGATTATGATGATGAATTAGAGATAAAGTTATCTAAAATGAAACCAGAAGATATAATCAAAGAACATTTCAAAGCATTGAATAATCATGATATTAAAATGGCTTGGGCAACTATAACAAGAAAGAATTTATGCAGATATTTGTCATCTAATATGAACAATCAATATCTATTTAATAAGGAAAAAGATGTAGCTAATCAAAATATAAGAAGTGCAGAGTTGTTAGAGATAAATGAATTTGGAGATATGGATAATGGTGGAGAAGCACTGGAATACGAAGTCT
This DNA window, taken from Sporanaerobacter acetigenes DSM 13106, encodes the following:
- a CDS encoding DUF4830 domain-containing protein, encoding MKISRVKNIWIILFSMVLIALIMLITLPSKESKGKVSLELIFNTNFGEVNKVSIKDEKIINDIVSMLENSEFLGNGANTNDMSGMARKDNKLILTKANGNKEEITFSYDSLYEFGYIEVEGKILVPNYDFFRYVEDLEEYTKYDTNVESQVVDLFNKYNWTVDYRINTLKEKLPDNLKHKAGEYPIKIYWAYNNELSKEIGSDFTDYLGKNIVVEIYRLREPLPDFMEPRRDARGIILKYNNEIIGAYIDAGRHESFACSLNRKKLENITSKDWDQWIEDYIDYDDELEIKLSKMKPEDIIKEHFKALNNHDIKMAWATITRKNLCRYLSSNMNNQYLFNKEKDVANQNIRSAELLEINEFGDMDNGGEALEYEVLADFKFIEPITSENGVFPRFVIMRKETEKSGWRIDDIGTGP
- a CDS encoding H-type small acid-soluble spore protein; translation: MDNQRAKDIVSCPVMVDVTYNDMPIYIESVNENNNTAKIHFLDQPENKQEISLNNLVEH